The following are from one region of the Littorina saxatilis isolate snail1 linkage group LG2, US_GU_Lsax_2.0, whole genome shotgun sequence genome:
- the LOC138952312 gene encoding uncharacterized protein, which produces MSQLNASVRENALGRLLAGQSQSEVARALRVSKSTISRLWHRFQQTGSSAPAPRSGRPRVTTQAQDRYIRVTHLRHRFQSASVTARALPGGRRISMQTVRNRLHTTGLHAYRPLRGNVLTRRHCQARMQWANQHLQWTLANNWRHVVFSDESYFLLQHHYSRRRVYRRQGERYHQQCVDEAPPHGGGGVMVVGGHHQHWQETACGSSRPPERPALRAGDSAATRPAPPGRATGSVPA; this is translated from the coding sequence ATGTCACAACTCAACGCTTCAGTACGAGAGAACGCCCTGGGCCGCCTTCTAGCAGGCCAGAGCCAATCCGAGGTTGCCAGAGCCCTGCGGGTGTCCAAGAGCACCATCTCTCGCCTCTGGCACCGTTTTCAACAAACTGGGTCGTCAGCTCCCGCGCCAAGGTCAGGACGACCTAGAGTGACGACACAGGCGCAAGATCGCTACATCCGGGTCACCCATCTCAGGCATCGGTTCCAGTCAGCCTCGGTGACCGCTAGGGCACTGCCTGGTGGCCGCCGCATCTCCATGCAGACCGTCCGGAACCGACTGCATACAACTGGTCTACACGCTTACAGGCCACTCCGGGGCAACGTCCTGACTCGCCGCCATTGCCAGGCCAGGATGCAGTGGGCGAACCAGCACCTCCAGTGGACCCTTGCCAACAACTGGCGCCACGTTGTCTTCAGCGATGAGTCTTATTTCCTCCTGCAACATCACTACAGCAGGAGGAGGGTGTACAGGAGGCAAGGAGAGCGCTACCACCAGCAGTGCGTAGATGAGGCGCCTCCTCATGGTGGTGGGGGCGTGATGGTTGTGGGGGGCCATCACCAACACTGGCAGGAGACAGCTTGTGGAAGTTCCAGGCCGCCTGAACGCCCAGCACTACGTGCAGGAGATTCTGCAGCCACACGCCCTGCCCCTCCTGGCCGCGCCACGGGCTCAGTTCCAGCATGA